TGTGGTGCATATTTTAGTGCTCCTATAACAGAAGTGAAAGCGGGATCTACCTTGATAACCTCTATCCCATTTAGCTTTGCAGTTCTTTCAATCTTTGAAAGCAAGCTCTTAAAGTTCCAATGATGTAGTCTCTTCCTTAGCTTAGCCTTCCCATCCCCACGATAACCACGATTGACTTTCTTTAAGTTTTCTATAGCTATAGCTTTTCCTTTCTCTTTTGCTATTTCTACTATTCTGTGTGCCAAAAGCCACTCTTCGTAGTCCCTTCTGTTTTTTGGATAGCCCATAAACTCGTGTAAGCTAATACTTTGATAGCTCAAAAGATTTCCATCAGGGCTTACTTCTGCTAAAGCTAAATGCAAAGGACTTGCGTTTGTGTCTATGGCTATCACTCCATACTCTTTGGTTAGCCATACCTCAGGTGTAGGAACTTCAAAAGAAACATTCCCATAAATCTCTCCATCCCTTAGCTTTAGCTCTACTGTGTAAGGGAAATAAACTTTACTTTGCCAACTCGTGTGAAGCATAGTCAAAAACGTGTTCCACTTGTCTTTTTCATTGCTTGGTTTTCTTAATACCTTTGCATAAATAAGTTCCCTATTCCCTGTTGTAATTCTTAAGTGAAGCTTTCCGTTTATGCTTTCAAACCTCAAAAGTCTGTTGCCTTTATCTGCCTTTGATCCTACGCTTATTAAAGTTCCCTGTCTTTGTTCTTTCCACTTTCTTTTTAACTTTTCCCTACTTTTCTCGTCTCTGTTTTTACAGAGCCTTTCAAAAAGGGCTTTACCGCCAAACACGACTTTTTTATCTGTTGGATACTGTTTTGCTTTGTAGATAGCAGAGTCTATGTATTTGGTAGGTAAGTCAGGAAACAGTTGTCTTAGCTTTTGGTATATTTGGTTA
This genomic stretch from Thermocrinis jamiesonii harbors:
- a CDS encoding IS200/IS605 family accessory protein TnpB-related protein, whose translation is MYVSVQFKLQLNSSDRKKLFQLMRKQSSAIRSAYKLLRDKNSHNQIYQKLRQLFPDLPTKYIDSAIYKAKQYPTDKKVVFGGKALFERLCKNRDEKSREKLKRKWKEQRQGTLISVGSKADKGNRLLRFESINGKLHLRITTGNRELIYAKVLRKPSNEKDKWNTFLTMLHTSWQSKVYFPYTVELKLRDGEIYGNVSFEVPTPEVWLTKEYGVIAIDTNASPLHLALAEVSPDGNLLSYQSISLHEFMGYPKNRRDYEEWLLAHRIVEIAKEKGKAIAIENLKKVNRGYRGDGKAKLRKRLHHWNFKSLLSKIERTAKLNGIEVIKVDPAFTSVIGALKYAPQLGIDKDIAGAYVIGRRALGFKEEIPENYLKLLSDKEYLEYAICTYEKKEKELKEKLKKETNQYKRNAINSEL